In a genomic window of Anoplopoma fimbria isolate UVic2021 breed Golden Eagle Sablefish chromosome 6, Afim_UVic_2022, whole genome shotgun sequence:
- the LOC129091899 gene encoding protein myomixer-like: MPAVFILLRSLVIRLLSSRLAGSVAQFLRRTLSTGAAHIGTALRHVWDRIRSQESKEAVLGCVLCILNMHKKVEN; encoded by the coding sequence ATGCCAGCAGTTTTCATCTTGCTGCGGTCCCTGGTTATCAGGCTCCTCAGTAGCAGACTGGCAGGCTCAGTGGCACAGTTCCTCAGGAGAACCCTCTCTACAGGCGCTGCCCACATTGGCACGGCGCTGCGCCACGTCTGGGACCGCATTCGATCCCAGGAGTCCAAGGAAGCTGTCCTGGGCTGTGTGCTGTGCATTCTCAACATGCACAAGAAGGTGGAGAACTGA